The segment TTGTCCAGCAGCAGGAAGATGGGCACGATGATGAAGAGGATGATGAGCAAGGTCTGGATCATGATGATGCCGTCTTTCAGTGTGTTCCGCCGCTTCAGCTGGGCCAGGGTGCTGAACCCTGGGGGGAGGTGGGTGGACCTGGTGAGGCTTGGTGTGACATGTCCCCACTTTGGGCCTGGACCCCTCAGGACCTGCTTCTCCACGGCTCTCCCAGGTGCCCGGGGTCACAGCCATCCCACACGGTGTGACCCTCCCTCCTGCTggtggagggctggggtggggtgggtgttgGCAGGGCTCCAGGAGCGCCCCGTGCTCGCCCTGgctggtgggggtaggggggcaggCCCCGCACACACCCATGACCCGGAGCTCAGTGCCGCAGCCGTGCTCTGTCCTCGAAGTCCCCTTGGTGCACTCCTGCTTGCAGAAGTAGATGCCGTTGTCCTGAAACTGGACGCCTAGGATGGTGAGGATGGCCTCGGAGTTGTTGTGGTTCTGGAGGATGCGGCCCTCCTCCGGGAGAAATATCTTGGGCTCTGAGTCCGGCTTCGGCTTCCGGAACCAGCTCACGACACCCATATCCTCCAGGTGGCACCTGATCTCCACGGTGGAGCCCCGTTTCTTGGCCACGAAACGTGGGTGCTGCCAGATCCGGGAACAAGTGTTTCCTGTGGGTGTCAGGGCTGGGGTCAAAATCCTGCTCCTTGCATTCTGGACCGCTGGCCGACCATGGCCCGCCACGCCCCCCAACCATGGCCCCTGTCCCGGGCAGCACTGACCCCTGGCTTGGTCTCCTGGCTTGCCCTTGTTTCTCAGAGTGTGGGACAGTCATGAGGCAGAGGTGTAGGGGAACTGAGCCATGTGAGGAGCCGCAGGCCAAACAGCTGGACCCCGCCCCTTCCTAATGGCCCACTCTCCCCATTTGATTTTCCTTTAGAAGGGCCTGGAAACTTCCAATGCCTTTCCATGCCCATTACAGCAGCCTGATGCAGGCCTCACCTTCTGA is part of the Budorcas taxicolor isolate Tak-1 chromosome 19, Takin1.1, whole genome shotgun sequence genome and harbors:
- the CD79B gene encoding B-cell antigen receptor complex-associated protein beta chain → MAGPASIPGLNNWLVLGLLLLSAGETVLAAKTEDLLRDPKGNTCSRIWQHPRFVAKKRGSTVEIRCHLEDMGVVSWFRKPKPDSEPKIFLPEEGRILQNHNNSEAILTILGVQFQDNGIYFCKQECTKGTSRTEHGCGTELRVMGFSTLAQLKRRNTLKDGIIMIQTLLIILFIIVPIFLLLDKDDSKAGMEEDHTYEGLDIDQTATYEDIVTLRTGEVKWSVGEHPGQE